From Microbacterium pseudoresistens, the proteins below share one genomic window:
- a CDS encoding ABC transporter substrate-binding protein: protein MGLSQRHRRIAPLALLGVVGIALAGCGAPGAPSGGDESGGGGDTVTIYGTIVDSEAELLQESWKDWADENGITIKYEGSQDFETQLGTRAQGGNPPDIAIFPQPGLFADFASRDFLKPAPEEVEKNANEYWTEDWVNYGTVDGTFYGAPLMANVKGWIWYSPAKFAEWGVEIPTTLDEMSTLTQTIQSKIGGPAWCVGFESGTATGWPGTDWIEDYVLREAGPDVYDQWVAHEVPFTDPQIKAAFDAVGATILDPANVNAGFGEVRSINSTAFGDVAPALAEGACALTHQASFLSGFFPEGTTIAEDGDVWAFMLPGKTADDKAVTGAGEIVGAFSDSEATQKVLAYLSSPEWANSRVSLGGVTSANNGLDPDNAQDPILQETIKILQDEDTTFRFDASDLMPGAVGAGSFWKGMVDWVNGTATDDVLKQIETGWPSS from the coding sequence ATGGGTCTGTCACAGCGTCATCGGCGAATCGCGCCGCTCGCTCTGCTCGGAGTCGTGGGCATCGCCCTGGCCGGTTGCGGCGCCCCGGGAGCACCCTCCGGCGGCGACGAATCGGGCGGAGGCGGAGACACCGTCACCATCTACGGCACCATCGTCGACTCCGAGGCCGAACTGCTGCAGGAGTCGTGGAAGGACTGGGCCGACGAGAACGGCATCACGATCAAGTACGAGGGCAGCCAGGACTTCGAGACACAGCTGGGCACGCGCGCGCAGGGCGGCAACCCGCCCGACATCGCGATCTTCCCGCAGCCGGGCCTGTTCGCCGACTTCGCGTCGCGCGACTTCCTCAAGCCCGCACCGGAAGAGGTCGAGAAGAACGCCAACGAGTACTGGACCGAGGACTGGGTGAACTACGGCACGGTCGACGGCACGTTCTACGGAGCGCCGCTCATGGCCAACGTCAAGGGCTGGATCTGGTACTCGCCGGCGAAGTTCGCCGAGTGGGGCGTCGAGATTCCCACCACGCTCGACGAGATGAGCACCCTGACCCAGACCATCCAGAGCAAGATCGGCGGACCGGCATGGTGCGTCGGCTTCGAGTCGGGCACGGCGACCGGATGGCCGGGCACCGACTGGATCGAGGACTACGTGCTCCGCGAAGCCGGCCCCGATGTGTACGACCAGTGGGTCGCGCACGAGGTGCCGTTCACGGATCCGCAGATCAAGGCCGCCTTCGACGCGGTCGGCGCGACCATCCTCGACCCGGCCAACGTCAATGCCGGCTTCGGCGAGGTGCGCTCGATCAACTCCACCGCGTTCGGCGACGTCGCCCCCGCGCTGGCGGAGGGCGCCTGCGCGCTGACCCACCAGGCGTCGTTCCTGTCGGGCTTCTTCCCCGAGGGCACCACCATCGCCGAGGACGGCGACGTGTGGGCGTTCATGCTCCCTGGCAAGACCGCCGACGACAAGGCCGTCACCGGCGCGGGTGAGATCGTGGGCGCGTTCAGCGACTCCGAGGCGACCCAGAAGGTGCTCGCGTACCTGTCCAGCCCCGAGTGGGCCAACAGCCGCGTGAGCCTGGGTGGCGTCACCTCGGCCAACAACGGCCTGGATCCCGACAACGCGCAGGATCCGATCCTTCAGGAGACCATCAAGATCCTGCAGGATGAGGACACCACGTTCCGCTTCGACGCCTCCGACCTCATGCCGGGGGCCGTGGGTGCGGGCTCGTTCTGGAAGGGCATGGTCGACTGGGTCAACGGCACGGCGACCGACGATGTGCTGAAGCAGATCGAGACCGGCTGGCCGTCCAGCTGA
- a CDS encoding sugar ABC transporter permease has product MTAFFQWVGTMHPILQAVVVVIAFAVVVAVILLLVDIAPRKGAVYTWVRLAMCLLIPLAVMWVFNSYYWAMGVAVVVGALFFFLDYRSRDGAGYLIQLVAFMAPAMLLLLVGLILPSIQTMYASFLNSSGKEFVGLNNYIWIFTQSSGVSSVINSIIWVLLVPTVSTLVGLAYAVFIDRTRGEKIYKVLVFMPMAISFVGAGIIWRFMYEYRGKQYDQIGLLNQIVVWLGGEPQQWLLNQPWNTLFLIVVLIWVQTGFAMVVLSASIKGVPVELLEAAELDGASAWQRFWSVTVPAIRPALIVVLTTISIASLKVFDIVRTMTAGNYGTSVLANEMYTQFSKFEAGRSAALSVVLFILVLPIVIYNARQIKKQREIR; this is encoded by the coding sequence GTGACCGCGTTCTTCCAATGGGTCGGCACGATGCATCCGATCCTGCAGGCCGTGGTGGTGGTCATCGCGTTCGCCGTCGTGGTGGCCGTCATCCTCCTGCTCGTCGACATCGCGCCGCGCAAGGGCGCCGTATACACCTGGGTGCGCCTGGCGATGTGCCTGCTTATCCCGCTCGCGGTGATGTGGGTGTTCAACTCGTACTACTGGGCGATGGGCGTCGCCGTCGTCGTCGGCGCGCTGTTCTTCTTCCTCGACTACCGCTCACGCGACGGGGCCGGATACCTCATTCAGCTCGTCGCGTTCATGGCTCCCGCCATGCTCCTCCTGCTCGTCGGGCTGATCCTGCCGTCGATCCAGACGATGTACGCCTCGTTCCTGAACTCCTCGGGCAAGGAGTTCGTCGGCCTGAACAACTACATCTGGATCTTCACGCAGTCCTCCGGGGTCTCTTCCGTCATCAACAGCATCATCTGGGTGCTGCTCGTGCCGACGGTGTCCACCCTGGTCGGCCTTGCCTATGCGGTGTTCATCGACCGCACCCGCGGCGAGAAGATCTACAAGGTGCTCGTGTTCATGCCGATGGCGATCTCGTTCGTCGGCGCCGGTATCATCTGGCGCTTCATGTACGAGTACCGCGGCAAGCAGTACGACCAGATCGGTCTGCTCAACCAGATCGTCGTCTGGCTGGGCGGTGAGCCGCAGCAGTGGCTGCTGAACCAGCCCTGGAACACGCTCTTCCTCATCGTCGTGCTCATCTGGGTGCAGACCGGGTTCGCGATGGTCGTGCTGTCCGCCTCGATCAAGGGCGTGCCTGTCGAGCTGCTCGAGGCCGCCGAGCTCGACGGCGCGAGTGCCTGGCAGAGGTTCTGGTCGGTCACCGTTCCGGCCATCCGCCCCGCCCTCATCGTCGTGCTGACCACGATCTCGATCGCCTCGCTGAAGGTGTTCGACATCGTGCGCACCATGACCGCCGGAAACTACGGCACCTCGGTGCTCGCGAACGAGATGTACACCCAGTTCTCCAAGTTCGAGGCCGGACGCAGCGCCGCCCTGTCGGTCGTCCTGTTCATCCTCGTGCTGCCGATCGTCATCTACAACGCACGCCAGATCAAGAAGCAACGGGAGATCCGATGA
- a CDS encoding carbohydrate ABC transporter permease, translated as MSDVKAETPENLSTHAVLTGRLDGAAGRTRKKLSRPWASIASIVIAFLWTVPTLGLFISSFRPRDQIQSSGWWEFFIHPEVTGENYVTVLQSGTTQLTILESFVNSIAITIPATIVPLMIAAMAAYAFAWIDFKGRNALFIFVFALQIVPIQMALVPLLSSFSRGINLFGLQVTLPLGASAGYAQVWIAHSMFALPLAIYLLHNFMSEIPGDIIEAARVDGASRGQIFLRIVLPLTMPAIASVAIFQFLWVWNDLLVALVFADGAAAPITKLLAEITGTRGNDWYLLTAGAFVSIIIPLIVFFSLQRYFVRGLLAGSTKG; from the coding sequence ATGAGCGACGTGAAGGCGGAGACTCCCGAGAACCTCAGCACGCATGCCGTGCTGACGGGTCGGCTGGACGGTGCGGCCGGGCGCACGCGCAAGAAGCTGAGCCGGCCGTGGGCGAGCATCGCCTCGATCGTCATCGCGTTCCTGTGGACCGTCCCCACTCTTGGTCTGTTCATCTCGTCGTTCCGCCCGCGCGATCAGATCCAGAGCAGCGGATGGTGGGAGTTCTTCATCCACCCCGAGGTGACGGGGGAGAACTATGTGACGGTGCTGCAGTCGGGGACGACGCAGCTGACGATCCTGGAATCGTTCGTCAACTCGATCGCGATCACCATCCCCGCCACGATCGTGCCGTTGATGATCGCGGCGATGGCCGCCTACGCCTTCGCGTGGATCGACTTCAAGGGCCGCAACGCGCTGTTCATCTTCGTGTTCGCCCTGCAGATCGTGCCGATCCAGATGGCGCTGGTGCCGCTGCTCAGCTCGTTCTCGCGCGGCATCAACCTGTTCGGTCTGCAGGTCACCCTGCCGTTGGGTGCGTCGGCCGGCTATGCGCAGGTGTGGATCGCGCACTCGATGTTCGCCCTTCCGCTGGCGATCTACCTGCTGCACAACTTCATGTCGGAGATCCCCGGCGACATCATCGAGGCGGCACGCGTGGACGGCGCCTCGCGCGGCCAGATCTTCCTCCGGATCGTGCTGCCGCTGACCATGCCGGCGATCGCGTCCGTGGCGATCTTCCAGTTCCTGTGGGTGTGGAACGATCTGCTCGTCGCCCTGGTGTTCGCCGACGGGGCGGCGGCGCCCATCACCAAGCTGCTCGCGGAGATCACCGGAACGCGCGGCAACGACTGGTACCTGCTGACGGCCGGCGCCTTCGTGTCGATCATCATCCCGCTCATCGTGTTCTTCTCGCTGCAGCGCTACTTCGTGCGGGGTCTGCTGGCGGGATCGACCAAGGGGTGA
- a CDS encoding multidrug effflux MFS transporter — MLHPGDALSGGRRFVYILVLGALTALGPFTIDLYLPAFPVLEEDFHTTAAAVQLTLTGTMIGFAIGQLLVGPLSDKIGRRIPLISVTALHVLASIAASLAPSLLLLGGARVLMGIGAAAGGVVAMAIVRDLFGGRRLVVMLSRLALVSGVAPVVAPIIGSALLTVMPWQGIFVVLAGYGAVMFFAALLLIPETMPKARRLDRGATTVWQRYRSVLSDRVFLGVLVIGGMTFSGLFSYLSASPFLFQQTHGLDAQQYGLLFAANSIGVVVGVQVSSRLAARFGPQWVLAVSTVVLLLAGTAIIVTDQLGLGLWGTVVPLWFFMTACGFSMPCVQVLALDRHGKAAGTAASILGACNFGVAAIISPVVGWISHDAGITATTMASVMVGCAVVGILSLWIVVRPRSVAMLTP; from the coding sequence ATGCTGCACCCGGGAGACGCGCTCTCAGGTGGGCGGCGGTTCGTCTACATCCTCGTGCTCGGGGCGCTCACGGCGCTGGGGCCGTTCACGATCGACCTGTACCTGCCCGCCTTCCCCGTGCTGGAGGAGGACTTCCACACCACGGCGGCCGCGGTGCAGCTCACCCTCACCGGCACGATGATCGGATTCGCGATCGGCCAGCTGCTCGTCGGGCCGCTCAGTGACAAGATCGGCAGGCGCATCCCGCTCATCTCGGTGACCGCCCTGCACGTGCTCGCCAGCATCGCCGCCTCGCTCGCGCCCAGCCTGCTGCTGCTCGGCGGGGCCCGCGTGCTCATGGGCATCGGCGCGGCCGCCGGGGGCGTGGTGGCGATGGCCATCGTGCGCGACCTGTTCGGCGGGCGACGGCTCGTCGTCATGCTCTCGCGGCTCGCGCTGGTCTCGGGCGTCGCGCCCGTCGTCGCGCCGATCATTGGCTCCGCGCTGCTGACCGTGATGCCCTGGCAGGGGATCTTCGTCGTGCTCGCCGGCTACGGGGCCGTGATGTTCTTCGCTGCCCTGTTGCTCATCCCCGAGACGATGCCGAAGGCGCGCCGGCTCGACCGCGGAGCCACGACGGTGTGGCAGCGGTATCGCAGCGTGCTCTCGGACCGCGTCTTCCTCGGGGTGCTCGTCATCGGCGGCATGACCTTCTCGGGCCTGTTCTCGTACCTGTCGGCCTCGCCGTTCCTGTTCCAGCAGACCCACGGACTCGACGCCCAGCAGTACGGGCTGCTGTTCGCCGCGAACTCGATCGGCGTCGTCGTGGGCGTGCAGGTGTCATCGCGCTTGGCCGCCCGGTTCGGCCCGCAGTGGGTGCTGGCCGTGTCCACGGTCGTGCTGCTGCTCGCCGGCACGGCCATCATCGTCACCGATCAGCTCGGGCTGGGGCTGTGGGGCACGGTCGTGCCGCTGTGGTTCTTCATGACCGCGTGCGGCTTCAGCATGCCGTGCGTGCAGGTGCTCGCCCTCGATCGGCACGGCAAAGCCGCGGGCACGGCGGCCTCGATCCTCGGGGCCTGCAACTTCGGCGTCGCCGCGATCATCTCGCCGGTGGTCGGTTGGATCTCCCACGACGCCGGCATCACCGCCACGACCATGGCCTCGGTCATGGTCGGCTGCGCGGTCGTCGGCATCCTCTCTCTGTGGATCGTGGTGCGCCCGCGCTCGGTCGCGATGCTGACGCCCTGA
- a CDS encoding cupin domain-containing protein — MDAAQPAVLVASSLQELIDAVPTEEGRVRPHRTLDAEGVKVRTLAFDAGVVMREHRAPVPILVQVLTGRILFRVDGIEHDLAPGGTIQVAASVPHELEAVEPSHVLLVLAGR, encoded by the coding sequence ATGGATGCCGCACAGCCCGCCGTTCTCGTCGCCTCCTCGCTGCAGGAGCTCATCGACGCGGTCCCGACCGAAGAGGGGCGGGTGCGTCCGCACCGCACGCTGGATGCCGAGGGCGTGAAGGTCCGCACCCTCGCCTTCGATGCCGGTGTCGTGATGCGCGAGCATCGCGCACCGGTGCCGATCCTCGTGCAGGTGCTCACCGGGCGCATCCTGTTCCGCGTCGACGGCATCGAGCACGACCTCGCCCCGGGCGGCACGATCCAGGTCGCCGCATCCGTTCCGCACGAGCTCGAGGCCGTCGAGCCGTCGCACGTGCTGCTCGTGCTCGCCGGCCGTTAG
- a CDS encoding IS110 family transposase codes for MLVVGIDVHKKSHTAVAVDGVGKKVGEVVVAATDSGHRQLLGWARRRFGRLPDRWAVEDCRHLTGRLERALLSAGQVVVRVPPKLMAGARRSVRSPGKSDPIDALSVARASLTEPDLPAARLDEPTRELKLLIERREQLVAERTREVNRIRWHLHALDPAQDPASSAFNTATTRARLHHWLDMREGIDADLARMVLNHIDRLCDLIRELTSRIERLTLEQAPPELLALPGCGVLTAAKILAETAGATRFRSEACFAMNAGVAPIPVWSGNTAGRVRLNRGGNRQLNAAMHRIAITQVRLGGLGRAYYDHRRANGDTSTEAYRALKRRLARVVFNILTRHEQASATCIPQAA; via the coding sequence ATGTTGGTGGTCGGTATCGATGTGCACAAGAAGTCCCACACGGCAGTCGCGGTCGACGGTGTCGGCAAGAAGGTCGGTGAGGTCGTCGTTGCGGCGACGGATTCCGGTCACCGGCAGTTGCTCGGTTGGGCGCGCAGGCGGTTCGGGCGGCTCCCGGACCGGTGGGCAGTCGAAGACTGCCGGCATCTGACCGGTCGGCTCGAACGCGCGCTGCTGAGCGCAGGGCAGGTCGTGGTGCGGGTTCCTCCGAAACTCATGGCAGGAGCCCGCAGGTCGGTTCGGTCTCCGGGGAAATCCGACCCGATCGACGCGCTCTCCGTTGCACGGGCCTCCCTGACCGAACCCGACCTTCCCGCAGCACGCCTGGATGAGCCGACCCGCGAGCTGAAGCTGCTGATCGAGCGTCGCGAGCAGCTCGTCGCCGAACGCACCCGAGAAGTGAACCGGATCCGCTGGCACCTGCACGCCCTCGACCCGGCCCAAGACCCCGCATCCTCCGCGTTCAACACCGCTACCACGCGCGCCCGGCTACACCACTGGCTGGACATGCGCGAAGGCATCGACGCAGACCTGGCCCGCATGGTCCTGAACCACATCGACCGGCTCTGCGACCTGATCCGCGAACTCACCAGCCGGATCGAACGCCTCACGCTCGAGCAGGCGCCGCCGGAACTGCTTGCGCTGCCCGGTTGCGGCGTCCTGACAGCGGCGAAGATCCTCGCCGAGACCGCGGGAGCGACCAGGTTCCGATCCGAGGCCTGCTTCGCGATGAACGCCGGAGTCGCACCCATCCCTGTCTGGTCCGGCAACACCGCAGGTCGAGTGCGCTTGAACCGAGGCGGCAACCGGCAACTCAACGCCGCGATGCACCGCATCGCGATCACCCAAGTCCGTCTGGGCGGACTCGGACGCGCCTACTACGACCACCGACGTGCGAACGGCGACACCTCCACCGAGGCATACCGAGCACTGAAACGACGCCTCGCCCGCGTCGTCTTCAACATCCTCACACGACACGAACAAGCATCAGCGACCTGCATCCCGCAGGCCGCTTGA
- a CDS encoding phosphatase PAP2 family protein, whose amino-acid sequence MTRRRTLFAGLLSLVVFAVLAIVVGVAPGAVDPLDHAWNGMMASIRSEFAVQAALVMNALGGGWIATFAIPLLLAAVAALVRGWRVGVVALLAFIASALAVQVLKHLLGRERPIDLLVASDFGSFPSGHTANAATIGVVLCLILPRVLGVAVALAWTVLMALSRTVLSVHWLSDTVGGALLGAGVGLIVVALCLGWVRPRVEGSEREGAEREESERDA is encoded by the coding sequence ATGACCCGTCGCCGCACGCTGTTCGCCGGACTCCTGTCGCTGGTCGTCTTCGCCGTGCTCGCGATCGTGGTGGGTGTCGCCCCGGGAGCCGTCGACCCGCTCGATCATGCCTGGAACGGCATGATGGCCTCGATCCGCTCCGAGTTCGCGGTGCAGGCGGCGCTGGTGATGAACGCGCTGGGCGGCGGATGGATCGCGACCTTCGCCATACCGCTCCTGCTCGCCGCCGTCGCGGCACTCGTGCGCGGATGGCGGGTGGGCGTCGTGGCGTTGCTCGCGTTCATCGCGAGCGCCCTGGCCGTGCAGGTGCTCAAGCATCTCCTCGGTAGGGAGCGTCCGATCGACCTGCTCGTCGCCTCGGACTTCGGGTCCTTCCCGTCTGGCCACACGGCCAACGCGGCCACCATCGGCGTGGTGCTCTGCCTCATCCTTCCGCGGGTGCTCGGCGTCGCCGTCGCCCTCGCATGGACCGTGCTCATGGCCCTGTCGCGCACGGTGCTCAGCGTGCACTGGCTCAGCGACACCGTCGGCGGCGCGCTGCTCGGCGCCGGCGTCGGCCTCATCGTGGTGGCGCTGTGCCTCGGATGGGTTCGTCCGCGGGTCGAAGGATCGGAGCGAGAAGGTGCGGAGAGAGAAGAGTCGGAGCGAGATGCATAG
- a CDS encoding GNAT family N-acetyltransferase, protein MPLIRPYRAEDAPALAEICTRTALSGKDATGVLDDDALWGDLFALPYAERDPALCWVVESDDGRTIGYIVATDDTDAFETWFRDVWWPSRSRRYARLGRAEKTRQDELLAYADARGPAREPNAATHPAHLHIDLLPETQGMGLGRRLVETLLGELARRGVPALHLGMNPENTPAAAFYARLGFEPLPSAEGTTVLGLSTGADRRPPAVRG, encoded by the coding sequence GTGCCGCTGATCCGACCGTACCGCGCCGAGGATGCGCCCGCGCTCGCCGAGATCTGCACGCGCACGGCGCTGTCGGGAAAGGATGCGACAGGCGTGCTCGACGACGACGCCCTGTGGGGCGACCTCTTCGCCCTGCCGTACGCCGAACGCGACCCGGCTCTGTGCTGGGTCGTCGAATCCGACGACGGCCGCACGATCGGCTACATCGTCGCCACCGACGACACGGATGCCTTCGAGACGTGGTTCCGTGACGTGTGGTGGCCGTCACGATCCCGGCGCTACGCCCGCTTGGGGCGCGCCGAGAAGACACGGCAGGACGAACTGCTCGCCTACGCCGACGCGCGCGGTCCTGCCAGGGAGCCGAATGCGGCGACGCATCCTGCGCACCTGCACATCGACCTGCTGCCCGAGACCCAGGGGATGGGCCTGGGCCGGCGCCTCGTGGAGACGCTGCTCGGCGAGCTCGCTCGCCGAGGCGTGCCCGCGCTGCACCTGGGGATGAATCCCGAGAACACACCGGCGGCGGCGTTCTACGCGCGGCTCGGGTTCGAGCCGCTCCCCTCCGCCGAGGGCACGACCGTGCTCGGCCTCTCCACGGGCGCGGATCGGCGCCCGCCAGCCGTGCGAGGATGA
- the panB gene encoding 3-methyl-2-oxobutanoate hydroxymethyltransferase — MSVHVAERPRVTLAALAEKKALGEPIVMVTAYDFPGAQVAEAAGVDMVLVGDSGAMTVLGYDSTVPVSVDEMIMLTRAVRRGLRTPVLVADLPFGSYEVSDEQAVATAQRFVKETGCDAVKIERGGTSVARARAIVAAGIPVVGHVGLTPQTATALGGYRAQGRTAEAALALCESAVALQAAGCSLIVVEAVPGEVTAQLMPLLDVPVIGIGAGPAADGQVLVFHDLLGMYEGGAARFVKRYADLRTAAIEGVAAYADEVRTRAYPAPEHGYGMPAGEAERLRELLARR; from the coding sequence ATGAGCGTGCACGTCGCCGAGCGGCCGCGCGTCACCCTCGCCGCGCTCGCCGAGAAGAAGGCACTGGGCGAGCCGATCGTCATGGTCACCGCGTACGACTTCCCCGGCGCGCAGGTGGCCGAGGCCGCCGGTGTCGACATGGTGCTCGTGGGCGACTCGGGCGCGATGACGGTGCTCGGGTACGACAGCACGGTGCCGGTGTCGGTCGATGAGATGATCATGCTCACCCGGGCTGTGCGCCGGGGCCTGCGCACGCCCGTGCTCGTCGCCGACCTCCCCTTCGGCTCGTACGAGGTCTCGGATGAGCAGGCCGTCGCCACGGCGCAGCGCTTCGTCAAAGAGACCGGATGCGATGCCGTCAAGATCGAGCGCGGCGGTACGTCCGTCGCCCGCGCCCGCGCGATCGTCGCGGCGGGCATCCCCGTCGTGGGGCACGTAGGTCTCACCCCGCAGACGGCGACCGCCCTGGGCGGCTACCGCGCGCAGGGCCGCACGGCCGAGGCGGCGCTGGCCCTGTGCGAGAGCGCCGTGGCGCTGCAGGCGGCCGGATGCTCGCTCATCGTCGTCGAGGCGGTGCCCGGCGAGGTGACGGCGCAGCTCATGCCGCTGCTCGACGTTCCCGTCATCGGTATCGGCGCAGGGCCCGCCGCCGACGGCCAGGTGCTCGTCTTCCACGACCTGCTGGGCATGTACGAGGGCGGCGCGGCACGCTTCGTCAAGCGCTACGCCGACCTGCGCACCGCCGCGATCGAGGGCGTCGCCGCCTATGCCGACGAGGTGCGCACCCGCGCATACCCGGCCCCGGAACACGGCTATGGCATGCCCGCCGGCGAAGCCGAGAGACTGCGGGAGCTGCTCGCTCGCCGATAG
- the panD gene encoding aspartate 1-decarboxylase yields the protein MRRTMLKSKIHRATITGSDLNYVGSITIDPDLLEAADILPHEQVHVVDVDNGSRFETYTIAGERGSGVIQVNGAAARLVHSGDTIIVISYAEYDREDLESYEPTVVHVDRRNDIIRVDDAVDQLLTEAVG from the coding sequence ATGCGACGCACCATGCTGAAGTCGAAGATCCACCGCGCCACCATCACCGGCAGCGACCTCAACTATGTCGGCTCGATCACGATCGACCCCGACCTGCTCGAGGCGGCCGACATCCTCCCGCACGAGCAGGTGCACGTCGTCGACGTCGACAACGGCTCGCGCTTCGAGACGTACACGATCGCCGGCGAGCGTGGCTCGGGCGTGATCCAGGTCAACGGCGCCGCGGCGCGGCTGGTGCACTCGGGTGACACGATCATCGTGATCTCCTACGCCGAGTACGACCGAGAGGATCTCGAGTCCTATGAGCCGACCGTCGTGCACGTCGACCGGCGCAACGACATCATCCGTGTCGACGACGCCGTCGATCAGCTGCTGACGGAGGCGGTGGGATGA
- the panC gene encoding pantoate--beta-alanine ligase has translation MRILRTIAEVRGAVADARGAGKSIGLVPTMGAFHEGHLSLMRRARERDGLVVVSLFVNPTQFGANEDLGAYPRDEQRDAALAEAEGVDILFAPTADEVYPDGFATTIHVAGLTEVLCGAQRGPHHFDGVATVVAKLFGIACPDTAYFGQKDAQQVMVVRRVVRDLNLDVRIEACPIVREPDGLAMSSRNVYLDADARTQATALNRALDAASAAAEAGERDASRLLTAAQRVLDDAGIAPEYLELRDADDLRTVDRLDADALLAVAARVGTARLIDNHVLKASA, from the coding sequence ATGAGGATCCTCCGCACGATCGCCGAGGTGCGCGGCGCCGTCGCCGACGCCCGCGGCGCCGGGAAGAGCATCGGCCTGGTGCCGACGATGGGCGCCTTTCACGAGGGGCACCTCTCGCTCATGCGCCGGGCGCGCGAGCGCGACGGCCTCGTCGTGGTGTCGCTGTTCGTGAACCCCACCCAGTTCGGCGCGAACGAAGACCTCGGGGCCTATCCGCGCGACGAGCAGCGCGACGCCGCGCTGGCCGAGGCCGAGGGCGTCGACATCCTCTTCGCCCCGACAGCAGACGAGGTCTACCCCGACGGCTTCGCCACGACGATCCACGTCGCGGGGCTCACCGAGGTGCTGTGCGGCGCGCAACGCGGCCCGCACCATTTCGACGGCGTGGCCACTGTGGTCGCCAAGCTCTTCGGCATCGCCTGCCCCGACACGGCCTACTTCGGGCAGAAGGATGCGCAGCAGGTGATGGTCGTGCGTCGCGTCGTGCGCGATCTGAATCTGGATGTGCGGATCGAGGCGTGCCCCATCGTCCGCGAACCCGACGGGCTCGCGATGAGCTCGCGCAACGTCTACCTCGACGCGGATGCGCGCACGCAGGCGACGGCGCTGAACCGCGCGCTGGACGCCGCCTCCGCCGCAGCCGAGGCCGGCGAGCGCGACGCCTCGCGCCTTCTCACCGCGGCTCAGCGCGTGCTCGATGATGCGGGGATCGCACCCGAGTACCTGGAGCTGCGCGACGCCGACGACCTCCGCACCGTCGACCGCCTCGACGCCGACGCCCTTCTCGCCGTCGCCGCCCGCGTGGGTACGGCCCGGCTGATCGACAACCACGTCCTGAAAGCGAGCGCCTGA